From Acidobacteriota bacterium:
GCCAGGGCAGCCGCGCGCGCGCTTCGGCCCTGAACTCGCGCAACGCGAGCAGGCGCGCGTCGAGGTCTGCCTGTATCCGCGCGCGGTCCGTGTCCGGCGCGCGGCCGAGCGCCACGGCGGCCACGTTCACGTCGCGTTCGAGGTCCAGTTCACGCGCGCGCGCCGGGTTGTCGTCGGGCCGCGGCATCATGGCGTCGCCGAGCGCATCGAGCAGCCGCCGGCCGCGCGCCCTGTCTGCCGCTTCGAAGGCCGCGCGTTCGTATCCGGCATCGGGTGCGGCGCGGTGGCTCGCCAACAGGATCTCCACCTGCAGATCGAGCACGTCGGCGTGCCCGGCCATGTATGTCGCCCGCGATTCAAGGCTCGCCACGCCACCCCGCACCTGTTCGGTCGCGGCGATGGCCGCTTCCGCCTGCAGACGGGCCATCGCCAGGTCGCCGGTCGCGAGCGCCACACGTGCGCGCTCGGCCCGCACCGCGGCTTCGGTCTGCGGTGTGCGGGCGGCCGCGGTCGTCTCGATCGCCCGATCGAGCTCGGCGACCACTGACGGATCCGGTGCCGAGTCGTGCGCGCGACTGAGCACCACCAGCGAGCGCGCCACGCCGGCGGTGCGGTCGACGTCGCGCGACAGGGCGAGTGAGGCCGCCGCGTGCGCGCGCGCCTGCTCGGGTCGCGCGGCCGCAAGTTCCAGCCAGGCCAGCGACCGGAGCGTGGCGGCCTCGCCGTATCTGTCGCTCGCCTGACGCTTCAGTGTCAGTGCCCGCTCGATCGACGCGCGCGCGCGTTCGAAGTCTCCCTGCATCCGATGGGCGTTGCCGAGGCTCTGGAGCGTGGTCCCGAGTCGCGCCGGATCGTCATGGCGCAGGGGCACGGCCCGCTCCAGCGCGCTGACGGCGTCTGCGAAGTGGCCGAGGTCCAGGTACACCACACCCAGCGTGTGCATCGCGTAACCTGATCCTGACGTGTTTCCGATGTGCTCGAAGCGCCCCGCGGCGACGCGCAGGTAGCCGATGGCGGCCTGCAACTCGCCGAGCGCGTAGCTGTACGTCCCCATGCCGAGCAGTGCGTACGCCTCTCCCGATGCGTCGCCGTGCATGCGCGCAGCCTCGAACGCTTCGCGACTCGCGTTGAGGGCGCTGTCGGGACGTCCGAGGTGCGAGTAGATCGTGGCGCTGTTGTTCAACGACGACACGGTGAGTGCGACCTCTCCGTGGGCGCGACGAATCGCGATGGACTCCCGGTACTGCGCCAGGGCGTCGTCGTAGGCGTTCTGGCTGAAACGGACGGCGCCGAGGTTGTGCAGCACCGCCGCGCGTCCGAGCGCGTCGTGCTCCCGATCGTAGAGCGCGAGCGCTTCGCGGTGTGCCGCCTCCGCTTCCGCGATGCGGCCGAGACGCCGGAGCGCGATGCCGGACAACGTCGTGGCGCGGGCCGCCGACGCCAGTCGGTCGAGTTGCATGAACAGACCCGCGGCGAGCCGGAAGTGCACGAGCGCCTCGTCGGCGCCGCGTCCGAGCTTCACGAGCACGAGGTCTCCCAGCAGCAACGCGGCCTCCGCGTGCCGGCCCACGTCGCCCGATCGCTCCGCGTTCGACATGACGGCCGCAAGCAGATCGGCGGCCGCCATGCGATCGTCGGCGGTGCCGTCGATGAGCGTGCGCGCCCGCTCCAGTTCGTCACC
This genomic window contains:
- a CDS encoding CHAT domain-containing protein, yielding MDLFTIPSALTAGRPRARFVRYFVLAGVLCASAAPVWPRQSGQEQAPATPPSTGDELERARTLIDGTADDRMAAADLLAAVMSNAERSGDVGRHAEAALLLGDLVLVKLGRGADEALVHFRLAAGLFMQLDRLASAARATTLSGIALRRLGRIAEAEAAHREALALYDREHDALGRAAVLHNLGAVRFSQNAYDDALAQYRESIAIRRAHGEVALTVSSLNNSATIYSHLGRPDSALNASREAFEAARMHGDASGEAYALLGMGTYSYALGELQAAIGYLRVAAGRFEHIGNTSGSGYAMHTLGVVYLDLGHFADAVSALERAVPLRHDDPARLGTTLQSLGNAHRMQGDFERARASIERALTLKRQASDRYGEAATLRSLAWLELAAARPEQARAHAAASLALSRDVDRTAGVARSLVVLSRAHDSAPDPSVVAELDRAIETTAAARTPQTEAAVRAERARVALATGDLAMARLQAEAAIAATEQVRGGVASLESRATYMAGHADVLDLQVEILLASHRAAPDAGYERAAFEAADRARGRRLLDALGDAMMPRPDDNPARARELDLERDVNVAAVALGRAPDTDRARIQADLDARLLALREFRAEARARLPWRRATPAPDLASLQRTLSGDTTVVAYWFGRAQAVAWVVTPARVTLIDLSSAPVIRTAVSHAYDAFARETGDGDRERALAHLASLVLHPIEPHVETTRLAVVLDGALEYIPLAALPLASGAGPLIARVEVLRLPTATALSGLAARNVSGRDVRIAVLADPVFSTSDARFAKPVAPERLETHVAAAPVVTRGPAGGTLTPARLAFSRTEADAIAGVATRASVLTGFDASKAALAGLPLTGIDVLHLATHAEQHAVRPELSSVILALVDRDGRAIDGRLRLHEVVGLPLSGQLVVLSACHTVIGPDLRGEGLQGLAGAFLQAGARAVVASLWDVDDRATMRLMQHFYQALVRDGRGPERALADAQRAMRRDARWRDPRHWAGFVVLGVGA